From a single Adhaeribacter swui genomic region:
- a CDS encoding DEAD/DEAH box helicase has product MNKLRFDELPLSPEMQRAIADMGFEEASPIQTEAIPVLMQGQDVIGQAQTGTGKTAAFAIPTIESIDEQDKSVQALILCPTRELAIQVSEEVNKLIKYKRNISTVPIYGGQAYDRQLRALKQGVQIVIGTPGRVMDHIERGTLQLDKVKKIILDEADEMLDMGFREDIEFVLSKIPEDRQTIFFSATMSKPIMELTKKYQTNPQLVKVVHQTLTVTNIEQVYYEVRNNMKMDVLSRVVDMYNLKSIIVFCNTKRMVDELVANLQARGYFADGLHGDMNQTQRTNVMAKFKNGTLEILVATDVAARGIDVEDLEAVFNYDLPQDEEAYVHRIGRTGRAGKSGRAFSFVSGRDIYKLKDIMRFTNAKIKLASVPSYEDVAEVKTTLFLSQVKEVIQKGNLTKHIARVERLLAEDFTSLEIAAALMKMSMREEKAKEVSKELDGPREGMSRLFVTIGKKDRVNPKDIVDIISDNTSLPASKVGDISLYDKFSFVEIPKEYTSEVVDKLGRTTMLGKPVSFEKAQKKTAGSGEDRGDKGSDRGGDRERGRGDRGGYSERGGSRGGFSDRSDRGGFGSRFGGGNFDKKKKRSNY; this is encoded by the coding sequence ATGAACAAATTAAGATTTGACGAGCTTCCGCTCTCGCCGGAAATGCAACGTGCTATTGCCGACATGGGCTTTGAAGAAGCATCACCTATACAAACCGAAGCAATTCCGGTATTGATGCAAGGCCAGGATGTAATTGGCCAGGCGCAAACCGGAACCGGTAAAACCGCCGCTTTTGCCATTCCGACCATCGAGAGCATCGATGAGCAGGATAAAAGCGTGCAGGCACTTATCTTGTGCCCAACCCGGGAACTGGCTATCCAGGTTTCCGAAGAAGTAAATAAATTAATCAAATACAAGCGTAATATCAGCACGGTGCCGATATATGGTGGTCAGGCGTACGACCGGCAATTACGGGCTTTAAAGCAAGGCGTGCAGATAGTAATTGGTACCCCGGGACGGGTAATGGACCACATTGAGCGCGGTACGTTGCAACTGGATAAAGTTAAAAAAATTATTCTGGACGAAGCCGACGAAATGCTGGACATGGGTTTCCGGGAGGATATTGAGTTTGTTTTAAGTAAAATCCCCGAAGACCGCCAGACCATTTTCTTTTCGGCTACCATGAGTAAGCCCATAATGGAGCTTACCAAAAAATACCAGACTAATCCGCAGTTGGTGAAAGTAGTACACCAGACTTTAACGGTAACCAACATTGAGCAGGTTTACTACGAAGTGCGTAACAACATGAAAATGGATGTGTTATCGCGCGTGGTAGATATGTACAATTTAAAATCGATCATTGTGTTTTGTAATACCAAACGCATGGTAGATGAACTGGTGGCTAACCTGCAAGCCCGCGGTTACTTTGCCGATGGTTTACACGGCGACATGAACCAGACGCAGCGGACCAACGTAATGGCCAAATTTAAAAATGGTACCTTGGAAATTCTGGTAGCTACCGATGTAGCCGCCCGGGGTATCGACGTAGAAGATTTGGAAGCCGTGTTTAACTACGACTTACCGCAAGACGAAGAAGCGTATGTACACCGCATTGGCCGGACCGGTCGGGCTGGTAAATCCGGACGGGCGTTTTCGTTTGTATCGGGCCGCGATATTTACAAATTAAAAGATATCATGCGTTTTACTAACGCGAAAATTAAGCTGGCCAGCGTACCAAGCTACGAAGATGTAGCCGAAGTAAAAACCACTTTGTTTTTAAGCCAGGTAAAAGAAGTTATTCAAAAAGGAAATTTAACCAAGCACATTGCCCGCGTAGAGCGTTTACTCGCCGAAGATTTTACTTCGCTGGAAATTGCTGCCGCCCTCATGAAAATGAGCATGCGCGAAGAAAAAGCCAAAGAAGTGTCGAAAGAACTCGATGGCCCGCGCGAAGGCATGAGCCGCTTGTTTGTAACGATTGGCAAAAAAGACCGCGTTAACCCGAAAGATATCGTGGATATAATTTCGGATAACACCAGCTTACCGGCCAGCAAAGTAGGCGACATTAGCTTATACGATAAATTTTCTTTCGTTGAAATCCCGAAAGAATATACCTCGGAAGTAGTTGATAAATTAGGCCGTACCACCATGCTGGGCAAGCCGGTATCTTTTGAGAAGGCGCAAAAGAAAACCGCTGGTTCCGGTGAAGATCGTGGCGATAAAGGCAGTGACCGGGGTGGTGATCGCGAAAGAGGTAGAGGTGATCGTGGAGGCTATTCCGAAAGAGGTGGTAGCCGGGGAGGATTCTCCGACCGTTCGGATCGGGGTGGATTTGGGTCTCGCTTTGGCGGTGGTAACTTCGATAAAAAGAAAAAACGCAGTAATTACTAA
- a CDS encoding DUF7793 family protein, with translation MQVPIDKQIFEGEIATYWFDDGILVSLSKSPRRTVANITGNVALVKQITNNTRMPLLIYLSNSPVPDKETRKFSTEQLPTIYSAMAMVSKPGLSRFIMNILFALKPPPIPMKSFTDDKAAKEWLQQFT, from the coding sequence ATGCAAGTACCTATTGACAAGCAAATTTTTGAAGGAGAAATTGCCACTTATTGGTTCGACGATGGGATATTGGTTTCGTTATCTAAAAGCCCGCGACGGACTGTTGCTAACATTACCGGTAATGTAGCCTTGGTAAAGCAGATTACCAACAACACCCGAATGCCTTTGTTGATTTACTTATCTAACTCGCCCGTACCGGATAAAGAAACCCGAAAATTTTCGACGGAGCAACTGCCTACCATTTATTCGGCTATGGCCATGGTTTCCAAGCCAGGTTTATCTCGTTTTATCATGAATATTCTGTTTGCTTTAAAACCACCACCCATTCCCATGAAAAGCTTTACCGACGATAAAGCCGCTAAAGAATGGCTGCAGCAATTTACTTAA
- a CDS encoding T9SS type A sorting domain-containing protein encodes MPRKFTQVFFSLLLCALLNHPVLGQGFQKAWDKTFGGSSSDILLTSITCKDGGVLLAGASDSNGGGSKSSNSKGIQDFWVVKTDENGNKNWDKTFGGSGNDFLQTALQTPDGGFILAGTSNSPVSGDKSVSASSQYDYWIVKINASGDKQWDKSFGGTGNDHLRSICPTSDGGYLLAGSSNSPASGRAPYNKTTSNRGEQDYWVVKINAAGTKLWDKTFGGSNYDYLQTIVPTRNNGFILAGSSYSSKGGDKSESGTAYSDYWVLKIDASGNKQWDKTYGGSQEETLKACLVTSDGGLLLAGNSNSQAGSEKSTNSYGLNDFWLIKTDASGNKQWDKTYGGNNNDYLQAITQTSNSSFLVGGTSKSPASGNKTSALKGDADFWILKINASGSKQWEKTYGGERYDNLQALHTTSNGNFFASGTSNSGSDNDKNAPNRGESDYWLLSLKSGSQDEPDEPDVPEDPTPEQLVESFTLLNADKDSDIQTLANNAVLNLATLPTTNLNIRANTRTNAVSLVFRLSGTQSLERNETSAPYIVFGASGNDYYNWNFVPGNYTLEAIPTLNSQPGLTYKINFQVINQGSGNKIPVAEAGANTTLTLPKNSLTLNGSGSDPDGSITKYQWSQLSGPNTATFNSKEIAKPTVTNLIAGTYTFSLMVTDNKNASSLADQVVVTVNSSNTTTQQVTSYTLMNADTDTEIMTITDGSVINLSTFPTKNFNIRANTNPGKVGSLVYALSGAYTINKSETAAPYALFGDDAGDFKPIALKVGQYNLKATPYTLASGSGTAGTPLAISFKLTRTSASANNSDSSYVYPEEELGEEEPWDIYASDTDPASVVELTNYPNPFQENTTLRFTFAEEQEYTLEVYDLHGTSISEPRQGLALPGEPVTQIYDLSQSPNGIYLVKLITSREVQHLQIIHGD; translated from the coding sequence ATGCCCAGAAAATTTACGCAAGTATTTTTTTCGTTACTGCTTTGTGCTCTTTTAAACCACCCGGTATTGGGTCAGGGTTTTCAGAAAGCCTGGGATAAAACTTTTGGCGGCAGTAGTTCTGATATTTTACTAACCAGTATAACTTGTAAAGATGGTGGTGTTTTACTGGCGGGCGCTTCCGACTCTAATGGCGGTGGCTCTAAATCCAGTAACAGCAAGGGAATTCAGGATTTTTGGGTAGTTAAAACCGATGAAAATGGCAATAAAAACTGGGATAAAACTTTTGGCGGCTCCGGCAATGATTTTTTGCAGACTGCGCTTCAAACCCCGGATGGCGGGTTTATATTAGCCGGCACCTCTAATTCGCCGGTGAGCGGCGATAAATCGGTTTCGGCCTCCAGCCAGTACGACTACTGGATTGTGAAAATAAACGCGTCCGGCGATAAACAATGGGATAAAAGTTTTGGGGGCACGGGCAACGACCATCTGCGCTCTATTTGCCCCACCAGCGATGGTGGCTACCTGCTTGCTGGCTCGTCTAATTCGCCGGCTAGCGGACGCGCCCCATACAACAAAACTACCAGCAACCGGGGCGAACAAGATTACTGGGTGGTAAAAATCAATGCGGCAGGCACGAAATTGTGGGATAAAACTTTTGGCGGCAGCAATTACGATTATTTACAAACCATAGTACCTACCCGCAATAATGGTTTTATTTTAGCCGGATCTTCTTATTCTTCTAAAGGGGGCGATAAATCAGAAAGCGGTACGGCCTACAGCGATTATTGGGTATTAAAAATTGATGCTTCCGGAAACAAGCAATGGGATAAAACTTACGGCGGCAGCCAGGAAGAAACCCTGAAAGCCTGCCTGGTTACTTCCGATGGTGGCTTATTACTGGCCGGCAATTCCAACAGCCAGGCTGGCAGCGAAAAATCAACAAACTCTTATGGTTTAAACGATTTTTGGCTCATTAAAACCGATGCTTCCGGAAACAAACAATGGGACAAAACTTACGGCGGAAATAACAACGATTACCTACAAGCTATAACGCAAACTTCTAACAGCAGCTTTTTAGTGGGAGGCACTTCTAAATCGCCGGCGAGTGGCAACAAAACCAGTGCTTTAAAAGGAGACGCCGATTTCTGGATTTTAAAAATTAACGCTTCTGGCAGCAAACAATGGGAAAAAACCTACGGCGGCGAAAGGTACGATAACCTGCAGGCTCTCCATACCACCAGCAACGGCAATTTCTTTGCCAGCGGCACCTCTAACTCCGGCTCCGACAATGATAAAAATGCCCCAAACCGGGGTGAATCGGATTACTGGCTTCTTTCTTTGAAATCAGGAAGTCAAGACGAACCAGATGAGCCGGACGTTCCCGAAGACCCTACGCCTGAGCAATTAGTAGAAAGTTTTACTTTATTAAATGCAGACAAGGACAGCGATATTCAAACATTGGCCAATAACGCAGTTCTAAATTTAGCTACTTTACCCACCACTAACTTGAACATCAGAGCCAATACCCGTACCAATGCGGTTAGCCTGGTATTCCGGCTTAGCGGTACCCAAAGCCTGGAGCGCAATGAAACCAGCGCTCCGTACATTGTATTTGGCGCCTCTGGTAATGATTATTATAACTGGAATTTTGTTCCGGGCAATTACACGTTAGAGGCAATTCCTACCCTTAATAGTCAGCCGGGCCTTACTTATAAGATTAATTTTCAGGTAATAAATCAAGGATCCGGCAACAAAATACCCGTGGCCGAGGCGGGGGCAAATACTACCCTTACCCTACCCAAAAACTCCCTCACTTTAAACGGTTCCGGCTCAGACCCGGATGGCAGCATCACCAAATACCAGTGGTCGCAGCTAAGCGGCCCCAATACCGCCACATTTAACAGCAAAGAAATAGCCAAACCAACGGTTACCAACCTGATTGCCGGAACCTACACCTTTAGCCTGATGGTTACGGATAATAAAAACGCTAGCAGTTTAGCCGATCAGGTAGTTGTAACGGTTAATAGCAGTAACACTACCACTCAGCAGGTAACTAGCTATACTTTAATGAACGCGGATACCGATACCGAGATCATGACCATTACGGATGGATCCGTAATTAACTTAAGTACGTTCCCCACCAAAAATTTTAATATTCGTGCTAATACCAACCCTGGTAAAGTGGGCAGTTTAGTGTATGCGCTGAGTGGCGCCTACACTATTAATAAATCCGAAACGGCTGCTCCATATGCTTTGTTCGGAGATGATGCCGGCGATTTTAAACCCATTGCTTTAAAGGTGGGCCAATATAACTTAAAAGCTACGCCGTATACTTTGGCATCAGGCAGCGGAACAGCTGGTACTCCTTTGGCCATTAGCTTCAAACTAACCCGTACATCGGCTAGCGCCAATAACTCCGATTCCAGTTACGTTTACCCGGAAGAAGAACTCGGTGAAGAAGAACCCTGGGATATTTATGCTTCTGATACGGATCCAGCTTCTGTGGTGGAACTTACTAATTATCCTAACCCCTTTCAAGAAAATACCACGCTGCGGTTTACCTTCGCCGAAGAGCAGGAATACACTTTAGAAGTTTACGATTTACACGGTACATCCATCAGCGAACCGCGGCAGGGGCTTGCTTTACCGGGCGAACCCGTTACTCAAATTTATGATTTAAGCCAATCCCCCAACGGAATTTATCTGGTAAAATTAATTACGAGCCGCGAGGTGCAGCACTTACAAATTATTCACGGAGATTAA
- a CDS encoding DUF1553 domain-containing protein, whose amino-acid sequence MKFFKILLIPIVALIVGWISRHWFRSEEPVDFNTDIRPILNTKCISCHGGVKESAGFSLFSREDALRKTKSGKPAIIPGNAADSELIRRLLSEDEDERMPYHAAPLSNPEIAKMKQWINQGAPWADHWAYVKPEKKALPPATNWSDHPVDRFIQARWQADTLQPSSPADKATLLRRLSLDLIGLPPTSAEMQAFLADKSPKTYEKQVDRLLASPHFGERWASMWLDLARYSDTKGYEKDDYRNIWGFRDYVIRSFNQDKPFDQFTLEQLAGDLLPEPTEEQIIATAYHRNTANNDEGGTDDEEFRTTAVLDRVSNTWEVWQGTTMACVQCHSHPYDPIRHQEFYESMAFFNNTRDEDVPGEYPNLNKYQPEAELKIKQVKAWLHQQLPAPEAAAGSKTIEHLLQFTEPKIHPHAFDQLTNAALSDGKYLGGGHAGYARLKNVNLTGKANLLLSIRSNQKEGTLEIRQDKLDGEVIGVYQNKKTIGRGNQRVLVKLKPGTGIHDLYFVFKNAAQPNPQDYVCQLEYVLFLEDLPGSSKPGYLENEQTLLALLNAEMEQIPVMRENPSELSRKNWVFVRGNWLTKGPEVQPNTPRFLPDFKNFKKNRLGLAQWLVSPENPLTARVTVNRFWEQLFGTGLVESLEDFGSQGSKPSHPELLDWLAIHFQREQNWQIKKLLRLLVLSKTYQQSSRVNARLLAKDPANRLLARGPRVRLSAEQIRDQALATGSLLSSKMYGASVMPPQPPGVWQVVYSGMQWETSEGEDAYRRALYTFWRRSSPYPSLLTFDAAGREVCVSRRIRTNTPLQALVTLNDTVYLTAARGLAQQMQNMSATPQNQIKAGYYRALFKQPNFATLHVLTRLYQQSEQHFTQKTQELQKFLPAIDHQLKNAPQLAALTVVANAIMNLDEFITKE is encoded by the coding sequence ATGAAATTTTTTAAAATTTTGCTGATTCCCATAGTGGCTTTAATAGTCGGCTGGATTTCGAGGCATTGGTTTCGCTCGGAAGAACCCGTTGACTTTAATACGGATATTCGGCCTATTTTAAATACCAAATGTATCTCGTGCCACGGAGGCGTTAAAGAAAGTGCCGGTTTTAGTTTATTTTCCCGGGAAGATGCTTTGCGCAAAACCAAATCGGGCAAGCCGGCCATTATACCGGGCAACGCTGCAGACAGTGAACTTATCAGGCGCTTATTATCCGAGGACGAGGACGAGCGCATGCCGTACCACGCTGCGCCGTTAAGCAACCCGGAAATTGCCAAAATGAAGCAATGGATTAACCAGGGGGCACCCTGGGCTGATCATTGGGCTTATGTAAAACCAGAAAAAAAAGCGCTGCCGCCCGCTACCAACTGGTCCGATCATCCCGTGGACCGGTTTATCCAGGCGCGTTGGCAAGCCGATACCTTGCAGCCCAGCAGTCCCGCCGACAAAGCAACTTTACTGCGCCGCCTGAGTTTGGATTTAATTGGCTTACCACCTACATCCGCCGAAATGCAGGCGTTTTTGGCGGATAAATCACCCAAAACTTACGAAAAACAAGTAGACCGCTTACTAGCTTCGCCGCATTTTGGGGAACGTTGGGCCAGCATGTGGCTCGACCTGGCCCGCTACTCCGATACCAAAGGCTACGAAAAAGACGATTACCGCAACATCTGGGGTTTCCGGGATTACGTGATCCGCTCGTTTAACCAAGACAAGCCCTTCGATCAGTTTACCCTGGAACAACTCGCCGGCGATTTGTTGCCGGAACCTACCGAAGAACAAATTATTGCTACCGCCTACCACCGCAATACCGCCAACAACGACGAAGGCGGCACCGACGACGAAGAATTCCGGACTACAGCCGTATTGGACCGGGTAAGCAATACCTGGGAAGTGTGGCAGGGTACTACCATGGCGTGCGTGCAATGCCACAGCCATCCGTATGATCCGATTAGGCACCAGGAGTTCTACGAATCGATGGCTTTTTTTAATAATACCCGCGACGAAGATGTGCCCGGCGAATACCCGAACTTAAATAAATACCAGCCCGAAGCCGAGTTAAAAATTAAACAGGTAAAAGCCTGGTTGCACCAACAATTACCTGCTCCGGAAGCAGCGGCTGGCAGCAAAACTATTGAACATCTGTTGCAGTTTACCGAACCTAAAATCCATCCGCATGCCTTTGATCAATTAACCAACGCGGCTTTATCCGATGGCAAATACCTGGGCGGCGGGCACGCGGGGTATGCCCGTTTAAAAAACGTGAACTTAACGGGTAAAGCAAATTTGCTGCTCAGTATTCGGTCGAACCAAAAAGAAGGTACTTTGGAAATCCGGCAAGATAAACTGGATGGGGAAGTAATTGGCGTATACCAGAACAAAAAAACAATTGGCCGGGGAAACCAGCGCGTTTTAGTTAAACTAAAACCAGGCACCGGTATACACGATTTGTATTTTGTTTTTAAAAATGCGGCCCAGCCGAACCCCCAGGATTACGTGTGCCAGTTAGAATACGTGTTGTTTCTGGAAGATTTGCCCGGTAGCTCTAAACCCGGCTACCTCGAAAATGAACAAACTTTGCTGGCTCTACTCAATGCTGAAATGGAGCAAATACCCGTTATGCGCGAAAACCCCTCGGAGCTTAGCCGGAAAAATTGGGTATTTGTGCGCGGTAATTGGTTAACCAAAGGCCCAGAGGTGCAGCCTAACACGCCGCGGTTTTTGCCAGATTTTAAAAATTTTAAAAAAAACCGGTTAGGCCTGGCGCAATGGCTGGTTAGTCCGGAAAACCCCTTAACCGCCCGGGTTACGGTAAACCGGTTTTGGGAACAACTCTTTGGAACGGGTTTGGTAGAAAGTCTGGAAGATTTTGGCTCGCAGGGTAGTAAACCGTCGCACCCGGAGTTACTCGATTGGCTGGCCATCCATTTTCAGCGGGAACAAAACTGGCAAATTAAAAAATTGCTGCGCTTGTTGGTTCTTTCTAAAACTTACCAGCAAAGCTCCCGCGTAAATGCCCGTTTGCTGGCCAAAGATCCGGCCAATCGTTTGCTGGCCCGGGGGCCGCGCGTGCGGTTATCGGCCGAGCAAATCCGGGACCAGGCGTTGGCAACCGGCAGCTTGCTGAGTTCTAAAATGTACGGCGCAAGCGTAATGCCACCTCAACCACCCGGCGTATGGCAGGTTGTATACAGTGGCATGCAGTGGGAAACCAGCGAGGGGGAAGATGCTTACCGGCGTGCTCTGTACACCTTCTGGCGGCGTTCGAGTCCGTACCCGTCTTTATTAACTTTTGATGCCGCCGGCCGCGAAGTGTGTGTATCCCGGCGCATCCGGACCAACACGCCATTACAAGCTTTAGTTACTTTAAACGATACGGTATATTTAACGGCTGCCCGCGGTTTAGCCCAGCAAATGCAAAATATGAGTGCGACGCCCCAAAATCAAATTAAAGCAGGATACTACCGGGCTTTGTTTAAACAACCTAATTTTGCCACCTTACATGTATTAACGCGCTTATACCAGCAAAGCGAGCAGCATTTTACCCAAAAAACCCAGGAGCTACAAAAGTTTTTACCAGCTATCGATCATCAATTAAAAAATGCTCCGCAGTTGGCTGCCTTAACGGTTGTGGCGAATGCTATCATGAACCTGGATGAATTTATCACCAAAGAGTAA
- a CDS encoding DUF1501 domain-containing protein produces the protein MNLLEEAIFRQNEYFTRRHFLKQCTTGLGAMALSSLLGCSGRGKSLEPENASSILRDLNQPFAPLPPHFAPKAKSVIFLHMAGAPSQLELFDYKPELHQLNGKDCPPSLLEGKKFAFIKGVPKMLGPQAKFQQHGQSGAWVSEHLPHFSKMVDEVSFLKAMHTDQFNHAPAQLLMQTGNARLGRPSMGAWVTYGLGSENENLPGFMVLLSGGKAPDAGKAGFGSGFLPTVYQGVECRQKGEPVLYVSDPEGMGRNLRQQSISAINEINKLHYEEMQDPEIISRIAQYEMAFKMQVSVPNVMDISREPASVHQMYGTSPGQASFANNCLLARRLVERGVRFVQLFDWGWDSHGNDPMNALDKGFGNLCRNIDQPVSALLQDLKMRGLLEETLVIWGAEFGRTPMQENREGKEMAFKGRDHHTEAFTVWLAGGGIKQGYTHGETDEIGYYGISGRTDIFDLQATILHQLGMDHEKLTYAFQGRNFRLTDVHGKVITPIIA, from the coding sequence ATGAATTTATTGGAAGAAGCTATTTTCCGGCAGAATGAATACTTTACCCGGCGGCATTTTTTAAAGCAATGCACCACGGGTTTAGGCGCGATGGCTCTGTCTTCGTTGCTGGGCTGTTCGGGTCGCGGTAAATCCCTGGAACCCGAAAATGCCAGCTCTATTCTCCGGGATTTAAATCAGCCTTTTGCGCCTTTACCGCCGCATTTTGCACCCAAAGCCAAGTCGGTTATTTTTCTGCATATGGCAGGGGCACCGTCGCAGTTAGAGTTATTTGATTATAAACCGGAGTTGCACCAGTTAAACGGCAAGGATTGCCCGCCTTCGTTGCTGGAAGGTAAAAAGTTTGCTTTTATTAAAGGAGTTCCTAAAATGTTGGGCCCGCAGGCTAAATTTCAACAACACGGCCAATCCGGGGCTTGGGTGTCGGAGCACTTACCGCATTTTTCTAAAATGGTGGATGAGGTTTCGTTTCTCAAAGCCATGCACACCGATCAGTTTAATCATGCGCCGGCTCAGTTGCTCATGCAAACCGGTAATGCCCGCCTGGGCCGGCCCAGCATGGGCGCCTGGGTAACCTACGGTTTAGGTTCCGAAAACGAAAACTTACCGGGTTTTATGGTTTTGCTGTCGGGTGGCAAAGCGCCCGATGCGGGTAAAGCTGGTTTTGGCAGCGGATTTTTACCAACCGTTTACCAGGGTGTAGAATGCCGGCAAAAAGGCGAGCCCGTGTTGTACGTATCCGATCCGGAGGGCATGGGCCGCAATTTGCGCCAGCAATCCATCTCGGCCATCAACGAAATCAATAAACTGCACTACGAAGAAATGCAGGATCCCGAAATAATATCGCGCATTGCCCAGTATGAGATGGCGTTTAAAATGCAGGTGTCCGTGCCCAATGTTATGGATATTTCGCGGGAGCCAGCCAGCGTACACCAAATGTACGGCACCTCGCCCGGGCAGGCTTCTTTCGCCAATAATTGTTTGCTGGCCCGGCGCCTGGTAGAGCGGGGCGTGCGCTTTGTGCAATTGTTTGATTGGGGCTGGGATTCGCATGGCAATGACCCCATGAATGCCCTGGATAAAGGATTTGGTAATTTGTGCCGCAACATCGATCAGCCGGTGTCCGCTTTGTTGCAGGATTTAAAAATGCGGGGTTTGTTAGAAGAAACCTTGGTAATTTGGGGAGCTGAGTTTGGCCGCACGCCCATGCAGGAAAACCGCGAAGGCAAAGAAATGGCCTTTAAAGGGCGCGACCACCACACCGAAGCCTTTACCGTTTGGCTGGCCGGCGGAGGCATAAAACAAGGCTATACCCACGGCGAAACCGATGAAATAGGCTACTACGGCATTAGCGGCCGTACCGATATTTTTGATTTGCAAGCCACCATTTTGCACCAACTGGGCATGGATCACGAAAAATTAACCTATGCTTTTCAGGGAAGAAATTTTAGGCTAACCGATGTGCACGGCAAAGTAATTACCCCCATAATAGCTTAA
- a CDS encoding GNAT family N-acetyltransferase: MEIKKLNHDDVERFIQLILVFEEVFEMQNFVMPPPQHLSALLSKPDFIVFVAEEEDKVIAGLTAYTLTQYYSEKPLAYIYDLAVLTKYQRQGIGKKLIAAINAYCQQNNYQEVFVQADVVDDYALDFYRGTHPTNEEDVIHFYYSLG; this comes from the coding sequence ATGGAAATCAAAAAATTAAATCACGATGATGTTGAGCGCTTTATTCAGTTGATTTTGGTTTTTGAAGAAGTCTTTGAAATGCAAAATTTTGTTATGCCCCCGCCGCAACATTTGTCGGCACTTCTGTCTAAACCAGATTTTATAGTGTTTGTGGCCGAAGAAGAAGATAAAGTAATTGCAGGATTAACCGCATACACGCTAACGCAGTATTATTCCGAAAAACCGTTGGCTTACATTTACGATTTGGCGGTGCTTACCAAATATCAAAGGCAGGGAATTGGTAAAAAATTAATCGCGGCAATTAACGCTTACTGCCAGCAAAACAATTACCAGGAAGTTTTTGTACAGGCCGATGTAGTGGATGATTATGCATTGGATTTTTACCGGGGAACCCACCCAACCAACGAAGAAGATGTCATCCACTTTTATTATTCTTTGGGGTAG
- a CDS encoding 2'-5' RNA ligase family protein, protein MNNQPPRILTLQLEESGFSYFNDLRKKHFPAQINYLDAHVTLFHHLPAESEILQVLETLTSQQPHITLQVTSIFKLGRGIAFKLESKALMQIQAQLKQQWYNWLTPQDRQGFRPHVTVQNKVTPAEAQALYDKLIATFNSFTVQGVGLSLWEYLGGPWQKIKDYPFSSTL, encoded by the coding sequence ATGAATAACCAGCCTCCGCGCATTTTAACCTTACAACTGGAAGAGTCCGGTTTTAGTTATTTCAACGATTTAAGGAAAAAGCATTTTCCGGCGCAAATTAACTATTTAGATGCGCATGTTACCTTGTTCCATCATTTGCCGGCGGAGTCTGAAATTTTACAGGTTTTAGAAACGCTAACTTCCCAACAGCCCCATATAACCCTGCAGGTAACCAGCATTTTTAAACTTGGCAGGGGCATAGCCTTTAAACTGGAAAGCAAGGCTTTAATGCAAATTCAGGCTCAACTAAAGCAGCAGTGGTATAATTGGTTAACCCCCCAGGACCGCCAGGGCTTTCGGCCCCATGTAACTGTGCAGAATAAAGTTACTCCCGCTGAAGCCCAGGCTTTATACGATAAATTAATAGCCACCTTTAACAGCTTTACTGTTCAGGGCGTAGGTTTAAGTTTGTGGGAGTATTTAGGCGGCCCCTGGCAAAAAATAAAAGACTATCCTTTCTCCAGTACCCTTTAA